The Pyrus communis chromosome 2, drPyrComm1.1, whole genome shotgun sequence genome includes a window with the following:
- the LOC137725067 gene encoding 3-ketoacyl-CoA synthase 9-like, giving the protein MRKIYLKSGIGDETYAPQFVFESNPTANLQYALDEAQQGMFSSINSLLAKTKIDPSRIDCLIVTCGSFSPMPSLTSLIVNLFKLKPDVKAFNLSGMGCSSGVISINLAANMLKQSKTIGYALVVITETISLNWYYGDNRPMLVTNCIFRVGCAAALMTNDPSCRRVAKMELVHSLRTHHGASDRAYKAAFQEEDEKGNTGIALTKDLISVAGMFLREHIKILAPRVLPLSQLGLYVYSVICCALSGGKSKPIVPDFTKAFDHFCIHTGGKAVIEHVGRVLRLGDELTEPARMTLHRFGNTSGSLVFYELAYFEAKGRVRKGDRVWMLAFGTGFKVGSLVWKADSDLGQGSDDNPWSDCIDRYPLKSW; this is encoded by the coding sequence ATGCGTAAAATCTACCTCAAATCTGGCATTGGAGACGAGACCTATGCACCCCAATTCGTCTTTGAATCAAACCCCACAGCGAACCTCCAATATGCTCTGGACGAAGCTCAACAAGGCATGTTCTCATCCATTAACTCACTCCTTGCCAAAACCAAAATCGACCCAAGTCGTATAGATTGCCTAATTGTTACATGCGGCAGCTTCTCTCCCATGCCCTCCCTCACATCCCTCATTGTCAACCTATTCAAGCTCAAACCCGACGTAAAAGCGTTCAATTTAAGTGGCATGGGATGTAGTTCCGGAGTAATATCAATCAATTTAGCTGCCAATATGTTGAAGCAAAGTAAAACAATTGGTTATGCCCTTGTGGTCATAACCGAGACAATTAGTTTGAATTGGTACTATGGTGATAACCGTCCCATGCTTGTAACCAATTGCATTTTTCGCGTCGGTTGTGCGGCCGCATTGATGACAAACGACCCGAGTTGCCGCCGAGTTGCAAAGATGGAACTCGTTCACTCCCTTCGTACTCACCATGGAGCGAGTGATCGAGCCTATAAAGCAGCATTTCAAGAGGAGGACGAGAAGGGCAATACCGGGATTGCTCTTACTAAAGATTTAATATCGGTTGCAGGCATGTTTTTACGTGAGCACATCAAAATTCTTGCACCCCGAGTCCTACCACTGAGTCAACTTGGTCTCTACGTGTACTCGGTAATTTGTTGTGCATTGTCCGGGGGCAAGTCGAAACCGATAGTTCCAGATTTCACCAAGGCGTTTGATCACTTCTGTATTCACACGGGCGGGAAAGCGGTGATCGAGCACGTCGGGCGGGTGTTGAGGTTGGGTGACGAGTTGACTGAGCCGGCTCGGATGACTTTGCACCGATTCGGGAACACATCGGGTAGTCTTGTGTTTTATGAGTTGGCATATTTTGAGGCTAAAGGGAGAGTTAGGAAAGGTGATAGGGTGTGGATGTTGGCGTTTGGGACAGGGTTCAAGGTTGGAAGTCTTGTCTGGAAGGCAGATTCGGATTTAGGTCAAGGTAGTGACGATAATCCATGGAGTGACTGCATTGATAGGTACCCATTGAAGTCATGGTAA